A single window of Girardinichthys multiradiatus isolate DD_20200921_A chromosome 15, DD_fGirMul_XY1, whole genome shotgun sequence DNA harbors:
- the LOC124881562 gene encoding C-C chemokine receptor type 4-like yields MEQLNFTMLSTSTFSTELQTIPSWKPGGLIPVMVYTFCFLLGVPGNIAVILVKPNFQNLSSLSQSLVLNLAVSDLLCLLTFPIWIYSIFYGWIFPLVVCKLLKYLVNCGIYSSLLTVTALSVQRYMVVVRRQRCNHVQKRVLLVLLWVVAIILSFPILVVQQLKTYQQSTHCKPEFTSETQWVVLLLMENLLLFVSFSLMVFAYIRLYRKVNQAAFFNHPQTTRLMTSIIVSFFVLWIPFFTINMLGVAAICLKNIDLLNFCIDLWDFAISLTFVNSWLNPLMYAFAYHKMCTVCQQNVPNSGN; encoded by the coding sequence ATGGAGCAACTCAATTTTACTATGCTCAGCACCAGCACCTTTTCTACAGAACTCCAAACTATCCCCTCCTGGAAACCAGGTGGTCTGATCCCTGTGATGGTGTACACCTTCTGCTTTCTTCTGGGAGTTCCTGGAAACATCGCAGTGATTCTTGTCAAGCCTAACTTTCAGAATCTGTCCAGTCTGAGCCAGAGTTTGGTGTTGAATCTGGCTGTGTCTGACCTGCTCTGTCTGCTGACCTTTCCAATATGGATATACAGTATTTTCTATGGATGGATATTCCCACTGGTGGTATGTAAGCTTCTAAAATACCTTGTGAACTGCGGCATTTATAGCAGCCTGCTGACTGTAACTGCATTGAGTGTCCAACGCTACATGGTCGTGGTTCGCCGACAGAGGTGCAATCATGTGCAAAAAAGAGTGCTGCTGGTTCTGCTCTGGGTGGTTGCTATCATCCTTTCCTTTCCTATTTTGGTGGTTCAGCAGCTGAAAACATATCAGCAATCAACACATTGCAAACCTGAGTTTACTTCTGAGACACAGTGGGTAGTTTTGTTGCTAATGGAAAACCTAttgttatttgtttctttttctctcatGGTTTTTGCATATATTCGCTTGTACAGGAAGGTAAACCAGGCAGCTTTTTTCAACCATCCACAGACAACCCGATTGATGACCAGCATCATTGTGAGCTTCTTTGTCCTGTGGATTCCATTTTTTACGATAAACATGCTGGGTGTGGCAGCTATATGTCTCAAAAATATTGACTTGTTAAACTTTTGTATAGACCTTTGGGACTTTGCCATTTCACTTACATTTGTAAATAGCTGGCTGAATCCCCTGATGTATGCTTTTGCTTATCATAAAATGTGCACTGTCTGCCAACAAAATGTACCAAACTCTGGAAATTGA